The Candidatus Methylomirabilota bacterium DNA window CTCGAGGTCGTCGGTGATCACTTCTTCCTGGCAGGCAGCCTCATCTTGAGAGACTTCCACTGGCGCTATGGGATGGGTAAGCGCGTAAGCGAGTTTGCGGGTGCGCTCTGTCGGATTTTCCCAGCCAAAAAAGCGGTCGAGGATATCCATGTTGGCAAACAGGTTTGTGACGACCCTCAAGTCCGGGTAACCCTTCACCTGGTTGAACAATATGGGAAGACTACCGTCGAGTATTTTCTGAACGCCGGTGATCTCCAGATCGGGATCCACTTCCTGGTCAGTTTCAAGCAGGTTCCCTTCGGCTTTCAACCAGTCCAGCATACCCCGGAGCGTACCGATTTGTTCTTCCTTCACAGGCACTTTCTCAGTAATTGTCGCCATTACAATGCCTCCCTTGTCAGGATGTGATGACCGTAGGCGCCTTAATTTGTAGGATTCACTTACAGGAGCCGCAGATGATCCACAAATTCAGCCGAGGATGCTTGACGTCTCCTGAAATCTTTGAACTTTCTTCTCAAAATAGGTCAGGTGCTCTTCCATGACCTTGCGTGCTCGAGCACTATCCCCATTCTGGATGGCACGGTAGATCGCCCCATGATCTTTGATAGCTCGCTCAGCCATGTCTCGCGTCGGCAAAACCTCTTCGAACACACCGGAGAGTAAACTTCGAAATGAAGTCACAGTTAATTTCAGAATGTGATTTTTGGAGGCTTCAGCCAGGGCCAGGTGGAACTTTACGCTGTGGGGCATGTAGTGGACATCCCCTGCCTTAAGCGCCTTTCTGGCCGAGTCAACAGCCTCGCGTAGTGCCTTCAAATCCTGCGGAGTAGCTCTCTGGGCAGCCAATGCGACCGTTGCCGTCTCGATAATCTTCCTCGCTTCGGCGAGTTCCAAAAGCGATGTCTTCTTGGCCTTCAACATGGCTGAAAGTGAATTTCTGAACGGATCGAAATTGGGCTCCCGGACGAAAGCTCCACCGCCCGCGCCCACTTTGATCTCGACCAAACCCTTCGACTCAAGGACGCGCAAAGCGTCCCTTACTGTCATCCGGCTCAACCCAAACCGCTCTGCCAGTTCGCGTTCAGAGGGTAATCGATCGCCCGGCGACAGCTGACCGGAAAAAATCGCTTCCTCGACCTGCCCGATCACCTTTTCCGAAGCTCGAACGACCTTGACTTTACGAAACAGACTTGTGCTCATTTGCTATAATGGTCAAACAATTTTAT harbors:
- a CDS encoding FadR/GntR family transcriptional regulator, with product MIGQVEEAIFSGQLSPGDRLPSERELAERFGLSRMTVRDALRVLESKGLVEIKVGAGGGAFVREPNFDPFRNSLSAMLKAKKTSLLELAEARKIIETATVALAAQRATPQDLKALREAVDSARKALKAGDVHYMPHSVKFHLALAEASKNHILKLTVTSFRSLLSGVFEEVLPTRDMAERAIKDHGAIYRAIQNGDSARARKVMEEHLTYFEKKVQRFQETSSILG